GCCGCTCATCAGCTTCTGCGAAGACGACCTCAAGTTCTCCCGCAAAAAGTCCGTGGCGACCATCAGCACCATCACGTTTATCGGTAGCCTCACCGCCATCTTCGGGCTTGCCGCAGGTACGGTCGACGAACTCGACTTCTGGGGCGGCACCTTCCTGCTCGTGGTGTTCGGGGCCATCCAGGCCATCATGTTCAGTTTCGTGCTCGGGCGCCGCAAGGCGGTCATCTCGAACGAATCGTTCTACCAGGGCGAAGACACCATCGGCGACCCGAACGAGAACGTCGCCTTCGGTCTCATGAACGTGGGTGCAAAGCTAAAGCTCCCCCGCTTCTTCAGGCCCATCATCCAGTACGTTTGCCCGGCATACCTCATCATCCTGCTCATCTCGTTCACGTTTACAGACGGCCTCCCGATTATCACGCTCAGCAACATCGCCGACACGGCGAAGGTCACCTTCCTCGGTATGGAATTCCCGCAGAAGGGCTTCACCTGGGCGTTCCGCGGGTTCCTGCTGCTCGTCATCGTGCTCCTGAACGTCGCCATCGCATACGCATGGCGCAAGGGCGGCACCGCAGAACAGGGCCGTAACGCGGACATACAGAAGATGCCCATGGGCAATTCCGACGAAACCGAAACACAGAAGGAGGCATAACATGGATGCAGAATTCACCACCAGCGGACTCGTTTTTATGCTCTCGTCCTGGGCGGCAATTATCGGACTATGCGTATTCTGCTTTGTCAAGGTGTTCAAGAACAAGTAGGCAATATTTTTTGTTATCTTGTACACGAATAACAGGAGAACTTTATGGATATCAAGAAGAAAGTCGAAGAACTGGCGCTCACCCTACCCGAATGCCCCGCACCGCTTGCCGCATACGTACCCGCGACGCGCTTCGGCAACGTGATTGCAGTATCGGGCCAGCTCCCTTCCGTGAAGGGGGATTTTTCTGCCTATTGCGGCACAGTCCCGAACGAACTTTCCATTGAAAAGGCTACCGAAGCCGCCCGCATCTGCCTCCTGAACAACATCGCCGCCGCCATGACAAAACTCGAACACGGCGAAACCCTCAAGCTCGTGCAGATGCAGGGCTTTGTGCAGTCCGCCGCGGACTTCCACGAGCAGCCCGCTATCCTCAACGGCGCAAGCGAACTCGCAGTCCAGATTCTCGGTGAAAACGGGAAGCACGCCCGTACCGCCGTCGGCGTGAGCGCACTCCCGAAAAACGCCGCTGTCGAAATCAGCTGCACATTCGAGGTCGTCCCCGAAGAGGTTCGCTTTACCGGGCGCATGAACTGGATTGGCTAGGCTTGCCCGCTATCCGCGCCTAGTTCATGTCGAGCGCGGATAGCTTATCCTGCATTTTCTTGTTTTCTTTCTGGAGAGAATCGACCTGGACCTGCAGAGCCTGTATCTGGCCCTCAAGTTCTACTTTCTTCGATTCGAGCAGGCGGATTTCGTTCTCCACTTCGGGATTAGAGCAGGCGAAACACAAAAAGGTCGCGATAATTGCCAATAAAATAACATTTAACCTTGTCATGTCCAAAATTTAATTATAAATATGGGACAAGAAGAACAATCTGCGGAAAAAGGTATTATGATTAACAAGGTCTGGGAATGGTTTAACGCTCAAGGCTACAAGGGCTCCATATCGGTTTGCGATCCGAAGGCGCTCAGGCTTTCGACTGAACCCGCATTTACCTGCAAGGCGAACACTCCCGACGACGACACCTTTATCTACGAGCAAATCTTCGAAATCGACCCCGACTACCGGGTTGCAGCCATCATCAAGGAAGCAGCCGGAATCCCCGCCCGCGAGTGGCTGCCCGACGGCGCACAGGAACCCGCAGAAATTTCCTTCGAAGGCTCACCCGACCAGATACAGGGGCGCATCGACGACGCCATTCTCGAAGGCCTCGCCCAC
The Fibrobacter sp. UWR3 genome window above contains:
- a CDS encoding RidA family protein, whose translation is MDIKKKVEELALTLPECPAPLAAYVPATRFGNVIAVSGQLPSVKGDFSAYCGTVPNELSIEKATEAARICLLNNIAAAMTKLEHGETLKLVQMQGFVQSAADFHEQPAILNGASELAVQILGENGKHARTAVGVSALPKNAAVEISCTFEVVPEEVRFTGRMNWIG